One Tautonia marina DNA window includes the following coding sequences:
- a CDS encoding AAA family ATPase, whose translation MFLREITLRNLLSFGPETPPFALRNLNVLIGPNGSGKSNFIEAIGLLQAAPTDITKPIQRGGGIDEWLWKGLSEKVKASITIELNEPESLSPFSIWHHCEIQDLGHVIPHFAGQVEAISISDEWVDIPASEGDRRERIFDRKKEQSSPPSSSTGSHSIVLDQNQSILSQAYLFGRDHEEEFMLKQAPTALLLLLEFYKRIRIYRDWSFGRSCPLRLPQQSDEKGDFLAEDYLNLGLVLNRLKRNLPVKRELLELLGDLYPGITDFGIDVLGGRVQLYLEEERFPVPATRLSDGTLRYLCLLAILCHPKPPPLICIEEPELGLHPDVLVNLAKLIKKASERTQLIITTHSEILVDALTYSPEDVVICEKGESGTVMRRLDGEDLKEWLEHYTLGQLWSRGEIGGNRW comes from the coding sequence ATGTTCCTCCGCGAGATCACCCTCCGCAACCTCCTCTCCTTCGGCCCCGAGACGCCGCCCTTTGCGCTGCGCAATTTGAATGTTCTGATCGGACCGAACGGCTCGGGGAAGTCGAACTTCATCGAGGCGATCGGGCTGTTGCAGGCGGCGCCGACGGACATTACGAAGCCCATCCAAAGAGGAGGAGGCATTGACGAATGGCTCTGGAAAGGATTGTCCGAAAAAGTCAAGGCGTCCATTACCATTGAATTGAATGAGCCAGAAAGCCTGTCTCCTTTCTCGATTTGGCATCATTGTGAGATCCAGGATCTGGGGCACGTCATCCCCCATTTCGCCGGGCAGGTCGAGGCGATTTCCATCTCAGACGAGTGGGTCGATATTCCGGCGAGCGAGGGTGACCGAAGGGAGCGAATCTTCGATCGTAAAAAGGAGCAGTCGTCGCCGCCTTCTTCCAGTACCGGTTCGCACAGCATCGTGCTTGACCAAAATCAATCGATTCTGTCGCAGGCTTACCTCTTTGGCAGGGATCATGAAGAAGAGTTCATGCTCAAGCAGGCCCCGACGGCACTTCTCCTTTTATTGGAATTCTATAAAAGAATAAGAATTTACCGAGATTGGTCGTTCGGCCGTAGTTGTCCGCTCCGCCTGCCCCAACAGTCTGATGAGAAGGGTGATTTCCTCGCCGAAGACTATCTGAATCTGGGGCTTGTGTTGAACAGGCTCAAGCGGAATCTTCCTGTCAAGCGGGAGCTGCTTGAGTTGCTCGGCGACCTCTATCCGGGGATCACCGACTTCGGGATTGATGTCCTCGGCGGTAGGGTTCAGCTCTACTTGGAGGAAGAGCGTTTCCCGGTCCCTGCGACTCGCCTGTCTGATGGGACCCTTCGTTATCTCTGCTTGCTCGCAATCCTTTGTCACCCGAAGCCGCCGCCGTTGATCTGCATCGAGGAGCCGGAACTGGGGCTGCACCCGGACGTGCTGGTGAACCTGGCGAAACTGATCAAGAAGGCGTCGGAGCGGACGCAGTTGATCATCACGACCCACTCGGAAATCCTGGTTGATGCCTTGACGTACTCGCCCGAGGACGTGGTTATCTGTGAGAAGGGGGAGTCGGGCACGGTGATGCGGCGACTCGACGGTGAGGATCTTAAGGAGTGGCTCGAACACTACACCCTGGGTCAGCTCTGGAGCCGCGGCGAGATCGGGGGCAACCGCTGGTGA
- a CDS encoding DUF4276 family protein has product MSVVKLYVEGGGNRVLDQGLRDAFKRFFARSGLPEASIVIRVCGSRRDAFRDFGIALRKAGPVQAPILLVDSEEAVLPQHFGKPWDHLLRVDRFSRPGGATDDQAHLMVQCMESWFLADRQWLARYFGQHFHSGALPGASNIESIDKRRALEALGGATKACQKGKYNKGKHSSEILAGLDPKSVKEASAHAQRLFETLKAKGSGR; this is encoded by the coding sequence GTGAGCGTCGTCAAGCTCTATGTCGAGGGGGGCGGGAATCGGGTCCTGGACCAGGGGCTCCGGGACGCCTTCAAGCGGTTCTTCGCTAGGTCGGGCCTCCCTGAGGCGAGCATCGTCATCCGGGTGTGCGGGAGCCGTCGCGATGCGTTCAGGGATTTCGGGATCGCGTTACGTAAGGCCGGACCGGTGCAAGCGCCGATCCTGCTGGTCGATAGCGAGGAGGCCGTCCTCCCCCAACACTTCGGGAAGCCGTGGGACCATCTGCTCCGGGTCGACCGGTTTTCCAGGCCTGGGGGAGCGACCGACGATCAGGCCCACCTGATGGTCCAGTGCATGGAGAGCTGGTTCCTGGCCGATCGCCAGTGGCTCGCGAGGTACTTCGGCCAGCACTTCCACTCCGGGGCGTTGCCGGGGGCGTCCAATATCGAATCGATCGATAAGCGTCGCGCTCTGGAGGCGCTCGGCGGCGCGACAAAGGCATGTCAGAAGGGCAAATATAATAAAGGGAAGCACTCTTCCGAGATCCTCGCCGGCCTTGATCCCAAGAGTGTCAAGGAGGCGTCGGCGCATGCCCAGAGGTTGTTCGAAACGCTGAAGGCGAAGGGCTCGGGACGATGA
- a CDS encoding glycosyltransferase family 2 protein, which translates to MSRRELDRAMLSVVVPVYDEEEALPELEKRLAGAVEGLGFDRLEFLLVSDGSRDGSEEIIRAMVARDPRYKGVFLSRNFGHQAAIGTGLGMARGSVVAIIDGDLQDPPEAIAALIETLDRGADVAYGVRTRRKESLPARMAYASFYRVLRAVSAIEIPLDSGDFCCMRRPVVDAMLALPEQRRFLRGLRAWVGFRQVGVPYERAARHAGAPKYTLRKLVALAYDGLFSFSSLPIRVMQLAGFVLSALAIGIAIFYIIWSFLAPERFPSGFASLIVSIWFFAGVQLLCLGIVGEYVVRTCDESRGRPQAIIREVVAQSVERGGEGEPGRIESARMDHHA; encoded by the coding sequence ATGAGTCGGCGAGAATTGGACCGGGCCATGCTTTCGGTCGTCGTACCGGTGTACGACGAGGAGGAGGCGCTGCCGGAGCTGGAAAAGCGGCTGGCGGGGGCGGTCGAGGGGTTGGGGTTTGATCGCTTGGAATTTCTCCTGGTGTCGGACGGGAGCAGGGACGGCTCGGAGGAGATCATCCGCGCGATGGTCGCGCGTGACCCGAGGTACAAGGGGGTCTTCCTGTCGAGGAATTTCGGGCATCAGGCGGCGATCGGGACCGGGCTCGGCATGGCAAGAGGGTCGGTCGTGGCGATCATCGACGGAGATTTGCAGGACCCTCCGGAAGCGATTGCGGCCCTGATCGAGACGCTCGATCGCGGGGCCGACGTGGCGTACGGGGTGCGGACGAGGCGCAAGGAGTCGCTCCCGGCCCGCATGGCGTACGCAAGTTTTTATCGAGTGCTCAGGGCCGTCTCGGCGATTGAGATCCCGCTCGATTCGGGGGATTTCTGCTGCATGAGGAGGCCGGTCGTCGACGCCATGCTCGCCCTGCCCGAGCAACGGCGGTTTCTCAGAGGCTTGCGGGCCTGGGTCGGATTCCGGCAAGTGGGGGTCCCCTATGAGCGGGCGGCTCGGCACGCGGGAGCCCCGAAGTACACGCTTCGAAAGCTCGTTGCTCTCGCGTATGATGGCTTGTTCTCTTTTTCAAGCTTGCCGATCCGGGTGATGCAGCTTGCTGGGTTCGTGCTGTCGGCGCTGGCGATCGGGATTGCAATTTTCTACATCATCTGGTCCTTCCTGGCTCCCGAGCGGTTCCCGAGCGGGTTCGCCAGCCTGATTGTCTCGATCTGGTTCTTCGCCGGGGTGCAGTTGCTTTGCCTCGGGATCGTCGGCGAGTACGTCGTGCGAACCTGCGATGAGTCGAGAGGCCGCCCGCAGGCGATCATCCGCGAAGTGGTCGCCCAATCGGTGGAGCGAGGCGGCGAGGGAGAGCCGGGGCGCATCGAATCGGCTCGGATGGATCATCATGCGTGA
- a CDS encoding class I SAM-dependent DNA methyltransferase, with the protein MRESYGAVYARLYNEHWWWRAREAIVLRTIRQMGLEPGEDREILDVGCGDGLSFPALSAFGRVRGIEVDERLLDPNGPYRDRIFTAPLGDPRYEAPSWRFDLITALDVLEHIDDDRAAADAMVRMLRPNGLLVVTVPAFETLWDEHDEINHHYRRYTIGRLRRVLEGIGLEPIRLRYVFRGLFAPKLAVRLVNLGRRRKVAQHGIPSPRVNAVMRQLCEVEDRVLARVPVPFGTSVLAVARRASGDGA; encoded by the coding sequence ATGCGTGAATCGTATGGCGCGGTCTATGCCCGGCTCTACAACGAGCACTGGTGGTGGCGGGCCAGGGAAGCCATCGTGCTGCGGACGATCCGGCAGATGGGACTGGAGCCGGGCGAGGATCGGGAGATTCTCGATGTCGGCTGTGGCGATGGCTTGTCGTTCCCGGCGCTCTCGGCGTTCGGCCGGGTGCGGGGGATCGAGGTGGACGAGCGCTTGCTCGACCCGAACGGGCCGTACCGCGATCGGATTTTCACCGCGCCGCTGGGCGATCCACGTTACGAGGCCCCCTCGTGGCGGTTCGATCTGATCACGGCGCTCGACGTGCTGGAGCATATCGACGACGATCGCGCCGCGGCCGATGCGATGGTCCGGATGCTCCGGCCTAACGGTCTGCTGGTCGTGACCGTCCCCGCGTTCGAAACGCTCTGGGACGAGCACGATGAGATCAATCATCATTACCGACGGTATACGATCGGTCGGCTGCGTCGGGTGCTGGAGGGGATCGGCCTGGAACCAATCCGATTGCGATACGTCTTCCGGGGGCTGTTCGCGCCGAAGCTGGCCGTACGCCTGGTCAACCTCGGGCGTCGGCGGAAGGTGGCGCAGCACGGCATTCCCTCGCCTCGGGTCAACGCGGTGATGCGACAGCTCTGCGAGGTGGAAGACCGGGTGCTTGCTCGCGTGCCGGTTCCGTTCGGCACGTCGGTGCTGGCGGTCGCTCGCCGGGCCAGTGGCGACGGAGCGTGA
- a CDS encoding nucleotide sugar dehydrogenase — protein sequence MADPEFRHDVCVVGGCGHVGLPLAITFASHGLKVSVSDINAQAVELVRSGRMPFLETGAEEALRAVIGRTLEVGTEPELVSQARHVVVVIGTPVDEHLNPTFHTMRRFFQGLIPHLRDGQTVILRSTVFPGTTEKIRALLDRSGVRVHVAFCPERVAEGKAMEELVVLPQIVSGCDDRAIEAASELFGTIAKSLIFLSPLEAELTKIFANVWRYIQFATANQFFMIAADHGLDFSRLHNALTQDYPRMAGLPRSGFAAGPCLFKDTMQLSAAYNNNFALGHAAMLVNEGLPNFLVKHAKQRFDLASMTVGLLGMAFKAESDDPRESLSYKLRKLLEAEAETVLCTDEYIRDPNFLPVEDVVARADLLFIGAPHRRYRELSIPSELPVVDVWNLSGRGAFPE from the coding sequence ATGGCCGATCCCGAGTTCCGGCACGATGTCTGTGTGGTGGGAGGCTGCGGCCATGTGGGCTTGCCGCTGGCAATCACCTTTGCCTCGCACGGCTTGAAGGTCAGCGTTTCCGACATCAACGCGCAGGCGGTCGAACTGGTCCGATCGGGGCGGATGCCCTTTCTCGAAACCGGGGCCGAGGAGGCGCTTCGGGCGGTCATCGGCCGGACACTGGAGGTGGGCACCGAGCCGGAACTCGTCTCGCAGGCCAGGCATGTGGTGGTGGTGATCGGCACCCCGGTTGATGAACATCTCAATCCCACCTTCCACACGATGCGTCGCTTCTTCCAGGGGCTCATTCCGCATCTGAGAGACGGGCAGACGGTCATTCTCCGCAGCACCGTCTTCCCCGGCACGACCGAGAAGATCCGGGCGTTGCTCGATCGGTCGGGGGTACGAGTCCACGTGGCCTTCTGCCCCGAACGCGTGGCCGAGGGGAAGGCGATGGAGGAACTGGTTGTCCTGCCGCAGATTGTCTCCGGCTGTGACGATCGAGCGATCGAGGCTGCATCGGAACTGTTCGGAACGATTGCGAAATCCTTGATCTTTCTCTCGCCGTTGGAGGCGGAGCTGACGAAGATTTTCGCCAACGTTTGGCGCTACATTCAATTTGCCACGGCGAATCAGTTCTTCATGATTGCCGCCGATCATGGCCTGGACTTTTCCAGGCTTCACAATGCCCTGACCCAGGACTACCCCCGCATGGCGGGCCTGCCCCGAAGCGGGTTCGCCGCCGGACCCTGTCTGTTCAAGGACACAATGCAGCTCTCGGCTGCCTATAACAATAACTTTGCACTTGGTCATGCGGCGATGCTGGTGAATGAAGGGTTGCCGAACTTTCTGGTCAAGCACGCCAAGCAGCGCTTTGACCTGGCGAGCATGACCGTCGGCCTGCTGGGCATGGCCTTCAAGGCCGAGAGCGACGACCCGAGAGAATCCCTCTCGTACAAGCTGCGCAAGCTGCTCGAAGCGGAAGCGGAAACCGTCTTGTGTACGGATGAGTATATTCGTGACCCGAACTTTCTGCCGGTCGAGGACGTGGTGGCGCGGGCGGATCTTCTGTTCATCGGAGCACCGCACCGGAGGTATCGAGAGCTGTCGATTCCGAGCGAGCTGCCGGTGGTGGATGTCTGGAATCTGTCGGGTCGGGGAGCGTTTCCGGAGTGA
- a CDS encoding NAD-dependent epimerase/dehydratase family protein, which produces MKILVTGAAGFIAGYLVEELLEAGHEVIGLDNYSKYGPIDHSYDQHPRYRLVRGDAKDVALLTELLRGCDHFVAGAAIIGGISLFHEKAYDLIAENERITAAAFDAAIAGFNGGQGSLRKITVVSSSMVFESCDEFPTPEGAERRCPPPASTYGFQKLATEYFAQGAWEQYTLPYTIVRPFNCVGIGEKRAVGDHEVMSGNVKLAMSHVVPDLVQKVLKGQDPLHLLGDGRQVRHYTYGGDLARGIRLAVEHPDATNEDFNLSTDVSTTVLELAELIWTKVRGKDEPFRYVSDPPFPHDVQRRVPDVSKARRVLGFEATTSLSESLDEIIPWIDQQIKVGGI; this is translated from the coding sequence ATGAAGATCCTGGTCACCGGAGCCGCCGGGTTCATTGCCGGATACCTGGTCGAGGAGTTGCTGGAGGCCGGGCACGAGGTGATCGGCCTGGACAACTATTCGAAGTACGGGCCGATCGATCACTCCTACGACCAGCACCCCCGCTATCGCCTGGTGCGCGGGGATGCCAAGGACGTGGCCTTGCTGACCGAATTGCTCCGGGGGTGCGATCACTTCGTGGCCGGTGCGGCCATTATCGGCGGCATCTCACTCTTTCATGAGAAAGCGTACGACCTGATCGCCGAGAATGAGCGGATCACGGCCGCGGCCTTCGACGCAGCGATCGCCGGCTTCAACGGCGGTCAGGGGTCGCTCCGGAAGATCACCGTGGTCAGCTCGTCGATGGTTTTTGAGAGCTGCGACGAGTTTCCGACCCCCGAAGGAGCCGAGCGTCGCTGCCCGCCGCCGGCCTCGACCTACGGCTTTCAGAAGCTGGCAACCGAGTACTTCGCCCAGGGAGCCTGGGAACAGTACACGCTGCCGTACACGATCGTCCGGCCGTTCAACTGTGTGGGGATCGGCGAAAAACGAGCCGTGGGCGATCATGAGGTCATGTCGGGAAATGTGAAGCTGGCCATGAGCCACGTCGTGCCCGACCTCGTTCAGAAGGTGCTCAAGGGCCAGGACCCGCTGCACCTGCTGGGGGATGGGCGCCAGGTCCGGCATTACACGTACGGCGGCGACCTGGCGCGGGGGATTCGCCTGGCGGTCGAGCATCCCGATGCAACGAATGAAGATTTCAATCTTTCGACCGATGTTTCCACGACGGTGCTGGAACTGGCCGAACTGATCTGGACCAAGGTTCGAGGCAAGGATGAGCCGTTTCGCTATGTCAGCGATCCCCCCTTCCCTCATGACGTGCAGCGGCGGGTGCCGGATGTGAGCAAGGCCAGGCGCGTGCTTGGCTTCGAAGCGACGACGTCGTTGTCGGAATCCCTCGACGAGATCATTCCGTGGATCGACCAGCAGATCAAGGTGGGGGGCATTTGA
- a CDS encoding class I SAM-dependent methyltransferase, which produces MDRPADQGGGHLTAPTTPAGAGALNAELDRLYAGRFSARDRQGKARLWQVLCRSFFDHYVPAEGAVLDVGAGYCDFVNQVRARRRIAVDLNPDTVTAAGAGVEVFTHPLERLDEVIAPESIDLAFASNVFEHLRGPDALLQVLGALRTVLRPGGRLMIMQPNARVVGGAFWDFFDHTLPLSEKGMAEALGIAGYEVIESRAKFLPYTTKSRLPQWPILVRLYLALPPAHWLFGGQMLVVARKPGASAGGSP; this is translated from the coding sequence GTGGATCGACCAGCAGATCAAGGTGGGGGGCATTTGACCGCCCCGACCACTCCGGCCGGTGCGGGTGCGCTCAACGCCGAGCTTGACCGGCTCTACGCCGGCCGCTTCAGCGCCCGCGACCGACAGGGGAAGGCACGGCTCTGGCAGGTCCTTTGCCGATCCTTCTTCGACCATTACGTGCCGGCCGAGGGGGCCGTGCTCGACGTCGGGGCCGGCTACTGTGACTTCGTTAATCAGGTCAGGGCGCGGCGTCGGATCGCCGTCGACCTGAACCCCGACACGGTGACGGCCGCCGGCGCGGGGGTCGAGGTCTTCACGCATCCGCTGGAACGCCTTGATGAAGTGATCGCACCCGAGTCGATCGACCTGGCCTTCGCCAGCAATGTGTTCGAACACCTGAGAGGTCCCGATGCCCTGCTCCAGGTCCTCGGAGCCTTGCGGACGGTGCTCCGGCCGGGCGGTCGGTTGATGATCATGCAGCCGAACGCCCGGGTGGTGGGCGGGGCGTTCTGGGACTTCTTCGACCACACCTTGCCCCTGAGCGAAAAGGGCATGGCCGAGGCGCTCGGGATCGCCGGGTATGAGGTGATCGAGTCTCGGGCGAAATTCCTGCCGTACACGACCAAGAGCCGATTGCCGCAATGGCCGATCCTGGTTCGCCTCTACCTGGCCCTGCCGCCGGCGCACTGGCTGTTCGGCGGCCAGATGCTTGTGGTCGCTCGCAAGCCGGGCGCTTCGGCCGGAGGATCGCCATGA
- a CDS encoding glycosyltransferase, with translation MTTEAASASSLAEIDFVMPVYNEGANIARALAELDAQVQIPKRVLVVYDFDEDDTLPELRRLAPAYPWVETVKNTLGKGVLNAIRAGIAATTAEVVIITMADLSDDLTVVPTMVRMIRQDGYDIVAASRYMKGGRQIGGPLLKKTMSRVAGVSLYWLGALPIHDATNAFRAYRRQVLLDFPIESQGGFAYSLEITAKAHAAGCTIGEVPSTWRDRSAGASRFRLRAWLPHYLKWYGYALTHRPKRTTGSGVEPPPSQSP, from the coding sequence ATGACCACCGAGGCTGCGAGCGCCTCCAGCCTGGCCGAGATCGACTTCGTCATGCCCGTCTACAACGAGGGAGCGAACATCGCTCGGGCGCTGGCCGAACTCGATGCGCAGGTGCAAATTCCCAAGCGCGTCCTTGTCGTCTACGACTTCGACGAAGACGACACCCTGCCCGAACTTCGCCGCCTGGCCCCGGCGTATCCCTGGGTCGAGACGGTCAAGAACACCCTGGGCAAAGGGGTTCTCAATGCGATCCGGGCCGGAATCGCCGCGACGACCGCCGAGGTGGTCATCATCACCATGGCCGACCTGTCCGACGACCTGACCGTCGTGCCGACGATGGTCCGGATGATCCGGCAAGACGGCTACGACATCGTCGCCGCCTCACGCTACATGAAGGGAGGGCGGCAGATCGGCGGCCCGTTGCTCAAGAAAACGATGTCGAGGGTCGCGGGCGTCAGTCTTTACTGGCTCGGCGCCCTGCCGATTCATGACGCCACGAACGCCTTCCGCGCTTATCGCCGCCAGGTCCTGCTCGATTTTCCGATTGAGAGCCAGGGGGGCTTTGCCTATTCCCTGGAGATCACCGCCAAGGCTCACGCCGCCGGCTGCACCATTGGCGAGGTCCCCTCCACCTGGCGCGACCGCTCGGCCGGTGCGTCGCGATTCCGCCTCCGGGCCTGGTTGCCGCACTACCTGAAGTGGTACGGCTATGCGCTTACCCATCGGCCGAAGCGAACCACGGGGAGCGGCGTCGAGCCACCGCCGAGCCAATCCCCGTAG
- a CDS encoding DUF434 domain-containing protein → MEKDCTNRSQMSKGIAAMPDRRSHRGADPRDASLFAPEAIPALREAVADLAWLFGRGYAEASSLKLVGDRHRLPDRSRKAVLRSACSDAQRADRLSRRLDLDAIAGRSLRIDGFNVLTTIEAALGGAPLLLGRDGSLRDLAGVHGTYRRVEETRPAIALIGEALADWRVGPSLWLLDRPVSNSGRLAAILREVASDRGWPWEVELPFNPDAELIAGPAEVVVASADSEVLDHCAQWFPMARLVVERAVPGAWVVDLSEPPRVGPGVAEEPSGQ, encoded by the coding sequence TTGGAAAAAGACTGCACCAACCGCTCCCAAATGAGCAAAGGGATCGCCGCGATGCCCGACCGCCGATCGCACCGAGGGGCCGACCCGCGCGACGCCTCGCTGTTCGCTCCCGAGGCCATCCCGGCGCTTCGCGAGGCGGTGGCGGATCTGGCCTGGCTGTTCGGTCGGGGCTATGCCGAGGCGTCGAGCCTGAAGCTCGTTGGCGACCGCCACCGGCTGCCCGATCGCTCGCGGAAAGCTGTTTTACGATCGGCCTGTTCCGATGCCCAGCGGGCCGATCGCCTGAGCCGTCGGCTCGATCTCGACGCGATCGCCGGCCGCTCGTTGCGGATCGACGGCTTCAACGTCCTGACGACGATCGAGGCGGCGCTGGGCGGGGCCCCGTTACTGCTCGGCCGGGACGGGTCGCTCCGAGACCTGGCGGGAGTCCACGGCACCTATCGGCGGGTTGAGGAAACGCGGCCGGCAATCGCCCTGATCGGCGAGGCACTGGCCGATTGGCGGGTCGGCCCGAGCCTCTGGCTGCTCGACCGGCCGGTCTCGAACAGCGGGCGCCTGGCGGCGATCCTGCGCGAGGTGGCCTCGGATCGCGGCTGGCCCTGGGAGGTCGAGCTTCCCTTCAACCCCGACGCCGAACTGATCGCCGGGCCTGCCGAGGTGGTCGTCGCGTCGGCCGATTCGGAGGTCCTCGACCACTGTGCCCAGTGGTTCCCGATGGCCCGCCTGGTCGTTGAGCGAGCGGTGCCGGGGGCGTGGGTCGTTGACCTTTCCGAGCCTCCTCGCGTGGGGCCGGGCGTTGCGGAGGAGCCGTCGGGCCAGTAG
- a CDS encoding class I SAM-dependent methyltransferase: MRAMTDTEDTIPSYQESLAAFHQAFGDELRELIGALPIAEGNRVLDLACGDGRYAAWLADRVGPEGRVVAVDLSGAYLTLARQVVSEQDPEGLVRFVEADVFRVPLQEGSFDLAWCARSLRSLPDAIEVLRGMARLVRPGGAIAVLEEDALHHLILPWPEDLELALRRAELEALAAQIGQPRRYYAGRRLPQLAREAGLDRVSVSTRAIDRWAPLTEPERAFIDLELAALRRRVIGRIDPEMREVFDRLVDPDSDAYLPARPDFTMTCIERVVVGRRPEA; this comes from the coding sequence ATGCGCGCAATGACCGACACCGAAGACACCATCCCCAGCTACCAGGAATCGCTTGCGGCGTTTCATCAGGCGTTTGGCGACGAGTTGCGAGAACTGATCGGGGCGTTGCCGATCGCCGAGGGAAACCGGGTGCTCGACCTGGCCTGTGGCGACGGCCGTTATGCGGCCTGGCTCGCCGATCGGGTCGGGCCGGAGGGCCGGGTCGTGGCGGTCGATCTGAGCGGGGCGTACCTCACGCTGGCCCGTCAGGTCGTCAGCGAACAGGACCCGGAGGGCCTCGTGCGCTTCGTCGAGGCCGACGTCTTTCGCGTCCCGTTACAGGAAGGGTCGTTCGATCTGGCCTGGTGCGCTCGGAGCCTTCGGAGCCTGCCCGACGCGATCGAAGTCCTGCGCGGGATGGCTCGCCTGGTCCGGCCGGGAGGGGCCATCGCCGTTCTTGAAGAAGATGCGCTGCACCACCTGATCCTCCCCTGGCCGGAAGACCTGGAGCTGGCCCTGCGCCGGGCCGAGCTGGAGGCCCTGGCCGCGCAGATCGGCCAGCCGAGACGCTACTACGCCGGGCGTCGCCTGCCGCAACTGGCCCGAGAGGCCGGTCTGGATCGCGTTTCGGTTTCGACCCGGGCGATCGACCGCTGGGCGCCACTTACGGAACCCGAGCGGGCCTTCATCGACCTGGAACTGGCGGCCCTCCGACGCCGGGTGATCGGCCGGATCGACCCCGAGATGCGAGAGGTCTTCGATCGCCTCGTCGATCCCGATTCCGACGCCTATCTGCCGGCTCGCCCCGACTTCACCATGACCTGCATCGAGCGGGTGGTGGTGGGCCGCCGGCCCGAGGCGTGA